The following proteins are encoded in a genomic region of Spirosoma sp. SC4-14:
- a CDS encoding EamA family transporter — MWILFSILAAVATAIVVTLSKAGIKNVDSSLAFAIQSVLILIVSWGVVIGQGNLPEVARIERRVWIYLIVAGIVTCLSSLLSFRALKLGDAARVASLDKVSLVFSILLAVVFLKEKVNWQVLAGAALMAIGAIVIAMSRE, encoded by the coding sequence ATGTGGATACTATTTTCAATACTTGCCGCAGTGGCAACGGCCATTGTGGTTACGCTCTCTAAAGCGGGTATCAAAAATGTCGATTCGAGTCTGGCGTTTGCCATCCAGTCGGTGTTGATTCTAATCGTGTCCTGGGGGGTGGTGATCGGCCAGGGGAATTTGCCGGAGGTAGCCCGCATCGAGCGACGAGTCTGGATCTATCTGATCGTGGCGGGCATTGTTACCTGCCTGTCGTCGCTACTATCGTTTCGGGCACTCAAGTTAGGCGATGCCGCTCGGGTTGCCTCGCTCGATAAGGTGTCGCTGGTATTTTCTATTCTATTGGCTGTTGTATTTCTAAAAGAAAAAGTGAACTGGCAAGTACTGGCCGGAGCTGCCCTGATGGCTATCGGCGCAATCGTGATCGCCATGTCGCGGGAGTAG